From Desulfosoma caldarium, the proteins below share one genomic window:
- a CDS encoding AAA family ATPase: MLETLRIQGFKSLADVRLTLPPLTVLFGPNAAGKSNLLDALQALSRIGTLRTLSDALAEPIRGYPIEAFSYPAGGLQELLSANRACFSLEADLRVGKDAYRYRIEISIETASGRLTVADEYLAQLSARREPKGRPVVERVDSNLHIRRKSKPAHPRQEPLGLNHSVVSDPRFAGVEYRALERTRQELSGWRTYYLDPRVAMRAARPPLDVQDIGVLGGDIAPFLYRLKGERPKDFQAVVRTLRTIVPSVEDLSVDLDKRRGTLDILVRQAGIDYSSRIVSEGTLRVLALCAIVVNPWAGSVLAFEEPENGVHPRRLELIARLVTSLALERNRQVIVTTHSPLFCDAILKIAKDKPNKNFALYNVRREGAATVVRPFDVSGPLFKDIEIAEALTAATEDGLFESLMLRGLVDE; this comes from the coding sequence ATGCTGGAAACGTTGCGAATCCAAGGATTCAAGTCCCTTGCCGATGTTAGGTTAACGCTGCCGCCCCTCACGGTGCTGTTCGGCCCTAATGCCGCGGGCAAGAGCAACCTGCTCGATGCGCTGCAAGCACTCTCCCGCATTGGCACGCTACGGACGCTGTCCGACGCACTTGCGGAGCCTATCCGCGGCTACCCGATCGAGGCGTTTTCCTATCCCGCCGGCGGACTTCAGGAGTTGCTGAGCGCCAATCGTGCTTGCTTTAGTTTGGAAGCAGACCTCCGTGTGGGCAAGGATGCCTATCGCTACCGGATCGAAATATCCATCGAAACGGCCTCAGGGCGACTCACCGTCGCCGACGAGTACCTCGCTCAACTAAGCGCCCGGAGAGAGCCGAAAGGTCGGCCGGTGGTCGAACGGGTTGATTCAAATCTCCACATCCGTCGTAAAAGCAAACCCGCCCATCCCCGACAAGAGCCGCTCGGCCTAAATCACTCCGTCGTTTCTGATCCTCGTTTCGCCGGCGTGGAGTACCGGGCGCTGGAGCGCACGAGGCAAGAGCTCTCGGGCTGGAGGACATACTACTTGGATCCGCGGGTTGCCATGCGGGCCGCACGACCGCCATTGGATGTCCAAGACATCGGGGTCTTGGGCGGAGACATTGCCCCGTTTCTCTATCGCCTGAAAGGCGAGCGTCCGAAGGATTTTCAGGCGGTCGTACGGACCCTTCGCACGATCGTGCCCAGCGTTGAGGACCTCAGTGTCGACCTGGACAAACGGCGCGGCACACTGGACATCCTCGTGCGCCAGGCAGGCATCGACTACTCCTCGCGCATCGTTTCGGAGGGCACGCTACGCGTTCTCGCGCTTTGCGCAATAGTTGTAAATCCCTGGGCTGGTTCGGTGTTGGCATTCGAGGAACCTGAAAATGGCGTCCACCCGAGACGGCTAGAACTGATCGCGCGGCTGGTGACCTCTCTTGCGTTGGAAAGAAATCGCCAGGTGATAGTCACCACGCATTCCCCGCTTTTCTGTGATGCCATACTGAAGATTGCAAAGGACAAACCAAACAAGAACTTTGCGCTTTACAACGTCCGGCGTGAGGGCGCTGCAACAGTGGTTAGACCGTTTGATGTCTCAGGGCCCCTCTTTAAGGACATTGAAATTGCTGAGGCGCTCACGGCCGCAACCGAAGACGGCCTTTTTGAAAGTCTTATGCTTCGAGGACTTGTCGATGAGTGA
- a CDS encoding AAA family ATPase: MKIRKITLKNWKNFAHAEAEIRDRRFLVGPNASGKSNFLDAFRFLRDLASTGGGLQEAVRRRGGVSAIRCLAARRQSEVRIHVMVENGRGYWDYELSFGQNKQRQPLVRTERVRHGVKLLLERPTFEDRADPIRLTQTYIEQVNVNQPFRRLASFFASIRYLHIVLQLVKEPDRATGRENDPFGGDFLEQVGKTSERTRSVRPKRILNALKFAVPQLNEIELFRDERGTPHLRGKYHHWRPKGARQTDEQFSNGTLRLTGLLWATQDKKGPLLLEEPELSLHPEIICRLPQVFARAGRRTARQIFLSMHSPDLLRDEGIGLDEVLLLVPKSEGTEFTTAAAHQDIRDLLKGGLSLADAVIPKTRPKKVEQLTLFGDVCVCHSR; this comes from the coding sequence ATGAAGATTCGAAAGATCACGTTGAAAAACTGGAAGAACTTCGCCCATGCGGAGGCAGAGATCCGCGACCGCCGGTTTCTGGTCGGCCCTAATGCGTCGGGCAAGTCCAACTTTCTGGACGCGTTCCGTTTTCTTCGTGATCTTGCATCCACCGGCGGTGGGCTTCAAGAGGCTGTCCGTCGCCGCGGTGGCGTGAGCGCTATTCGGTGCCTTGCGGCGCGGCGCCAATCGGAGGTTAGGATTCACGTCATGGTCGAAAATGGCCGGGGTTACTGGGACTACGAGCTCTCATTCGGCCAAAACAAACAACGTCAGCCCTTGGTGCGAACGGAACGTGTCCGCCATGGGGTCAAGCTGCTGCTTGAGCGGCCGACCTTCGAGGACCGCGCCGACCCGATACGGCTTACGCAGACCTACATCGAACAGGTCAATGTCAACCAGCCGTTTCGTAGGCTGGCTTCGTTCTTCGCGAGCATTCGTTACCTGCACATCGTACTGCAACTGGTAAAGGAACCCGATCGCGCAACCGGACGTGAGAATGACCCTTTCGGTGGTGATTTCCTGGAGCAGGTTGGGAAGACATCGGAGCGCACGCGGTCTGTTCGGCCTAAACGGATTCTGAACGCGCTGAAGTTCGCGGTCCCACAACTGAATGAGATTGAATTGTTCCGCGATGAGCGCGGCACGCCGCACCTGCGTGGCAAGTACCACCACTGGCGCCCAAAAGGGGCACGGCAGACCGACGAGCAGTTCTCTAACGGTACTCTTCGTTTGACTGGGCTTTTGTGGGCAACACAGGACAAGAAGGGGCCGTTGCTTCTTGAAGAGCCGGAGCTCTCGTTGCATCCCGAGATCATCTGCCGCCTTCCGCAAGTCTTCGCCCGCGCCGGGCGCCGAACAGCGCGTCAGATTTTCCTTAGCATGCATTCTCCGGACTTGCTTCGAGATGAGGGGATCGGGCTCGACGAAGTGCTGCTTCTTGTCCCCAAAAGCGAAGGCACGGAGTTCACGACCGCAGCCGCACATCAAGACATCCGCGACCTGCTGAAGGGAGGCCTGTCGCTGGCCGACGCCGTGATTCCCAAAACTCGGCCGAAAAAGGTTGAGCAACTTACCCTTTTTGGAGATGTGTGTGTATGCCACAGCCGATGA
- a CDS encoding DUF4276 family protein, whose translation MSEPLIIDLFVEDRAHEEFLKPLLFRIAAEEQVAVKVRVRSARGGHARAGKELQLFLRLIQKGVEECPDLFVVGIDGNCERFTKKRDQIATATGEAIPAKVIAACPDPHVECWYLADPDSFQQVVGYRPTVGKTKCARDHYKTILANAVRQGGYPPTLGGIEFAAELVTAMDLYRASKNDPSLKAFLGDLRAKLRQAKRRDE comes from the coding sequence ATGAGTGAGCCGCTCATCATAGACCTCTTCGTCGAGGATCGAGCACATGAGGAATTCCTTAAGCCGCTGCTTTTTCGAATTGCAGCGGAGGAACAGGTTGCCGTCAAAGTGCGCGTGCGGTCGGCGCGTGGCGGTCATGCTCGCGCCGGCAAGGAGCTCCAGCTCTTTCTGCGACTCATCCAGAAAGGCGTGGAGGAATGCCCCGATCTCTTTGTCGTGGGCATCGACGGCAACTGCGAAAGGTTCACCAAGAAGAGGGACCAGATAGCTACTGCGACGGGCGAGGCTATTCCGGCTAAGGTGATTGCGGCTTGCCCGGATCCGCATGTCGAGTGCTGGTACCTAGCCGATCCGGATTCCTTTCAACAAGTCGTGGGTTACCGGCCAACCGTTGGCAAGACGAAGTGCGCCCGCGACCACTATAAGACAATTTTGGCCAATGCTGTGCGTCAAGGGGGCTATCCGCCAACCCTGGGCGGAATCGAGTTCGCAGCAGAGCTGGTCACTGCAATGGACTTGTATCGAGCCAGTAAAAACGATCCCTCACTGAAGGCGTTCTTGGGTGACCTGCGTGCCAAGCTGCGGCAGGCAAAAAGGAGGGACGAATAA
- a CDS encoding MFS transporter: MGMSLELLAAMIADTAPVELSGTACRLFNLVSGIAMVMGSVTAGLLWDRFGASFALHARVPSRNWSRWVLG, translated from the coding sequence ATGGGAATGAGCCTGGAATTGCTTGCAGCCATGATTGCCGATACGGCCCCCGTGGAGCTAAGCGGTACGGCATGCCGCCTCTTCAACCTGGTCAGCGGCATTGCCATGGTGATGGGCAGCGTTACAGCGGGGTTGTTGTGGGACCGCTTCGGCGCGTCTTTTGCCTTGCACGCGAGGGTGCCTTCGCGGAACTGGTCTCGATGGGTCTTAGGTTGA
- a CDS encoding DUF499 domain-containing protein produces MKLQPWYKVATPRKEVREGRSFNPDEFAIALEQVVAKTAPEDYSDPEQFFARTCFTRALREHAGMVLRRLSGETHNTAPVLTLITQFGGGKTHTLTALYHLTTSAEKAAGYPGVSELLREAGLTSVPKARVGVFVGNAWDPQEGRETPWIDIARQLAGDKGAQVLGTAAKTTPPGTESIGRVFKAADAPVLLLFDEVLNFLNRHRDMAESFHAFIQNLTVATTGTSHGAVVISLPRSQVEMTDWDMQWQDKITKVVRRVAKDLMANDEAEISEVVRRRLFEDLGSERTRKNVAKAFADWCFKRRAELPPEWTAVDTLATEAKAREFLLRRFEACYPFHPATLSVFHRKWQALSQYQQTRGTLAMLAQWIAWAYREGFTKARREPLITLGSAPLHDMSFRSTILGQLGESRLVAAIEADIAGEQAHAKALDADTKGPLRDIHRRVGAAILFESSGGQTDKVAHLPELRFAVGEPEVDTTSVDNAAFALEDKSYFIRKVGSDGFKIDYRPTLKKVVSDRRASLDEDTEIKPAICKLLEDEFRRGASIPVLPFPRDGAEVPDTPRLLLVIVDPEAEWTDDGLLRQQIAEWTKQRGKSPRLYPASLVWCIKKPGRELREKVELWLAWKRVKREVDDGTLAGDFHRGDRAELQSKVAAAENAARDEVWGGYRFAVIADQQEADGLKIIDLGAGHSSSGETLCGRVLAALRSEAFLNESVGAGYIDRNWPPALKESGAWPLASLRQSFLDGSLTRLLDPDKTLRQKIVEFVEKGDFGLASGQKSDGTYERVWFQEVVNADEVAFESDVFLLKKAKAQALKEGVPDPEPHSEPEPPVPPGEPGSGPEPPVPNPPTVLPPRTIRLEGAVPPELWNRLGTKVLPKLRSGADLKVDVVFSVTVDPNLAGSLTSDLQQILHDLGLADKIRIEEG; encoded by the coding sequence ATGAAATTGCAGCCGTGGTACAAAGTCGCCACACCGCGAAAGGAGGTCCGGGAAGGACGATCATTCAACCCGGACGAGTTCGCCATCGCTCTCGAGCAGGTGGTGGCAAAGACGGCCCCGGAGGACTACAGCGACCCGGAGCAGTTCTTCGCTCGCACCTGCTTCACCAGGGCGCTGCGCGAGCACGCCGGTATGGTGCTACGAAGACTTTCGGGCGAGACCCATAACACCGCACCGGTACTGACCTTGATCACCCAGTTTGGGGGCGGCAAGACGCACACGCTGACCGCCCTGTACCACCTGACCACGAGCGCCGAAAAGGCGGCCGGCTACCCGGGAGTGTCCGAATTGCTGCGAGAGGCCGGTCTCACGTCGGTTCCCAAGGCGCGGGTGGGCGTGTTCGTGGGAAACGCCTGGGACCCGCAAGAAGGCCGCGAGACACCATGGATCGACATCGCCCGCCAGCTCGCGGGCGATAAAGGCGCCCAGGTGCTCGGAACCGCCGCAAAGACGACCCCGCCGGGAACGGAGTCCATCGGGCGCGTTTTCAAGGCGGCTGACGCGCCCGTCCTCCTCCTCTTCGACGAGGTGCTGAACTTCCTCAACCGGCATCGGGACATGGCGGAGTCCTTCCATGCCTTCATCCAGAACCTCACCGTTGCCACAACGGGAACGAGTCACGGTGCGGTGGTGATCAGCCTGCCGCGCAGCCAAGTGGAGATGACCGACTGGGACATGCAGTGGCAGGACAAGATCACCAAGGTGGTTCGTCGCGTCGCCAAGGACCTCATGGCCAACGACGAGGCGGAGATCAGCGAGGTTGTCCGCCGGCGGCTCTTCGAGGATCTGGGAAGCGAGCGTACTAGGAAGAACGTGGCCAAGGCTTTCGCCGACTGGTGCTTCAAGCGGCGCGCAGAGCTTCCACCCGAATGGACCGCCGTGGACACATTGGCAACGGAGGCCAAAGCGAGGGAGTTCCTTCTTCGCCGGTTCGAGGCGTGCTACCCGTTCCACCCGGCGACACTCTCGGTCTTCCACCGGAAGTGGCAGGCGCTCTCGCAGTACCAGCAGACGCGTGGGACGCTGGCGATGCTGGCCCAGTGGATCGCCTGGGCGTATCGCGAAGGCTTTACCAAGGCGCGGCGTGAACCACTGATCACGCTCGGTTCGGCGCCGCTGCATGATATGAGCTTCCGCAGCACGATTCTCGGCCAGTTGGGTGAGTCCCGGCTCGTTGCGGCCATCGAGGCGGACATCGCGGGCGAGCAGGCTCACGCCAAAGCGTTGGACGCCGACACCAAGGGCCCGCTCCGTGACATCCATCGCAGGGTTGGGGCGGCGATTCTCTTTGAGTCGTCGGGAGGCCAGACGGACAAGGTCGCGCACCTGCCGGAACTGCGCTTCGCCGTTGGCGAGCCCGAGGTGGACACAACGTCCGTGGACAACGCCGCCTTTGCCCTGGAGGACAAGTCCTACTTCATTCGGAAGGTGGGCTCCGACGGGTTCAAGATCGACTATCGGCCCACGCTGAAGAAAGTGGTCAGCGACCGGCGGGCGTCTCTGGACGAGGATACGGAGATCAAGCCGGCCATTTGTAAACTCCTCGAGGACGAGTTCCGCCGGGGGGCCAGTATTCCCGTCCTGCCGTTCCCCCGGGACGGCGCGGAGGTCCCGGATACGCCACGGCTGTTATTGGTCATCGTCGACCCTGAGGCCGAGTGGACGGACGACGGCTTGCTGCGGCAACAGATCGCCGAGTGGACCAAGCAGCGCGGAAAATCACCACGCCTCTATCCGGCATCGCTTGTGTGGTGCATCAAGAAGCCGGGCCGCGAACTGCGCGAGAAGGTAGAGCTTTGGCTTGCCTGGAAACGGGTCAAGAGGGAAGTGGACGACGGCACGCTGGCAGGGGATTTCCACCGAGGGGATCGCGCCGAACTTCAGTCGAAGGTCGCCGCGGCAGAAAATGCTGCCAGAGATGAAGTCTGGGGTGGGTATCGGTTTGCGGTGATCGCGGACCAACAGGAAGCCGACGGGCTCAAAATTATCGACCTGGGGGCTGGTCACTCCAGTAGTGGCGAGACCCTCTGCGGCCGGGTCCTTGCCGCGCTCAGGTCGGAGGCGTTCCTCAACGAGTCCGTCGGCGCGGGATACATCGATCGAAACTGGCCACCTGCTCTCAAGGAGTCCGGCGCGTGGCCGCTTGCAAGCTTGCGACAGAGTTTCCTCGACGGGTCACTCACGCGGTTGCTGGACCCTGATAAGACCCTGCGGCAAAAAATCGTCGAATTCGTCGAAAAGGGTGATTTCGGACTCGCCTCGGGGCAGAAGTCCGATGGTACCTACGAGAGGGTCTGGTTTCAGGAGGTCGTCAACGCCGACGAGGTTGCCTTCGAGTCCGATGTTTTCCTGCTGAAGAAAGCCAAGGCGCAGGCGCTCAAAGAGGGTGTTCCGGACCCCGAACCGCATTCCGAACCGGAGCCCCCTGTACCGCCAGGCGAACCAGGTTCTGGACCCGAGCCGCCTGTGCCGAATCCCCCGACGGTCCTTCCGCCGAGGACCATTCGGCTGGAAGGCGCTGTCCCACCAGAATTATGGAATCGGCTTGGGACAAAAGTCTTGCCAAAGCTCCGGTCAGGCGCCGATCTCAAGGTCGACGTGGTCTTCTCGGTCACGGTTGATCCTAATCTCGCAGGGAGCCTCACGTCGGACCTCCAACAAATCCTGCATGACCTCGGTTTGGCGGACAAGATACGCATCGAGGAGGGTTAA
- a CDS encoding DUF1156 domain-containing protein — MIPKECKRLAEVDFPIADVSKHAAREKSIRHGHPSTLHLWWARRPLASCRAVLLGLLLPDPADPHCPDDFKAQARRVLATLYQGAAQSNDGDLRRWLLKFIADFANWDLAANRNYLDVSRALVKAAHKDETPLVVDPFAGGGSIPLEALRLGCEAFASDLNPVACLILKVMLEDIPRHGPKLAEELRRVGAEIKKKAEEELAELYPCLPEVEDRRQAPHPEPGKSYVYALRCSDKSIYIGLADDIPRRIKQHEAGGVDRTSRRLPVELVYWEKFDSREEAAELEKKLKSGSGREWLKKRVDAPPASARASAGKPIAYLWARTVRCESPNCGAEIPLVRSFWLCKKANRKWALRYQVKRYKEKGKSPEVEFEVFAPESEKDVPNGTVTRARATCLCCGAVLPPERVRAQLAAQRGGADVVFDHKGRRTGGARLLAVVTLRPGEQGRPACRQGRHYRLPTERDYQAVWKAQQRLKAILDEWERGGRKGLCPVPDEPTPEGGGSGAGRAFSVQKYGMLQWGDLFTARQKVALVTLVRLLTHPPTETEGTHKKVRNQAVRGALAFALSKLCDFSSSLSRWANHMEKSVATFSRQALPILWDWGEVLPIGASSGSLVVAVDWAANALSTVVTIVHQATQVQLADATEHPLPDDAATVWFTDPPYYDAVPYADLSDFFFVWLKRALPGHPLLRDPFNPENPLTPKDREVVQDERSQTDDGRPKDKAFYEEAMARAFAEGRRILREDGIASVVFAHKTTEGWEALLSGMIRAGWTITGSWPIATEKPDRMRAMESAALATSVHLVCRPRPEDAPVGDWADVLRELPKRVGDWMERLQQEGIRGADLVFACIGPALEIFSRYSRVETADGREVKLAEYLEKVWEVVGRTALENVLGTAEAKARNGVAGALEEDARLTALFLWTLQSTNGQNGPGGKADEEANDEDGGDEDEEETTPRGKAKGYSLVFDVVRRFAQPLGIDLPRWEGRIIETKKGVVRLLSIHERAKVLFGKDGAEAIARRLEKAPAANTRQLVLFMNREVTAKAKGRGRGRRKPAVNVPDLPAATHAAQAGEALETSREATTLDRVHMAMLLQAGGRANALRALLKAEQGRGPDFLRLANALSALYPKGSEEKRLLDAMLLAVPR; from the coding sequence ATGATCCCCAAAGAGTGCAAGCGATTGGCCGAAGTGGACTTTCCGATTGCCGATGTGTCTAAGCACGCGGCGCGGGAAAAGTCTATTCGCCACGGGCATCCGAGCACATTGCATCTGTGGTGGGCGCGCCGACCGCTCGCTTCCTGCCGCGCCGTCCTGTTGGGCCTGCTGTTGCCCGACCCCGCCGATCCCCATTGCCCGGACGACTTCAAGGCGCAGGCCCGACGAGTCCTTGCCACCCTTTACCAGGGGGCGGCGCAGTCGAACGACGGCGACCTCCGGCGCTGGCTGCTCAAGTTCATCGCCGACTTCGCTAACTGGGACCTGGCGGCAAACCGTAATTATCTCGACGTCTCCCGGGCGCTCGTGAAAGCAGCTCATAAAGACGAAACGCCGCTGGTCGTCGATCCCTTCGCCGGCGGTGGCTCGATTCCGCTGGAGGCCTTGCGGCTGGGCTGCGAAGCCTTTGCCAGTGACCTGAATCCCGTCGCATGCTTGATCCTCAAGGTCATGCTCGAGGACATCCCCCGCCACGGACCGAAGCTGGCCGAGGAACTGCGGCGTGTGGGCGCCGAGATCAAAAAGAAAGCAGAGGAGGAATTGGCAGAGCTGTACCCTTGCCTGCCGGAGGTCGAAGACCGTAGGCAGGCGCCGCACCCGGAACCAGGCAAATCATACGTGTACGCTCTGCGTTGTTCCGACAAGAGCATCTATATCGGTCTCGCGGATGACATTCCGCGCCGGATCAAACAGCACGAAGCAGGAGGCGTGGACCGGACATCGCGGAGACTTCCTGTCGAACTTGTCTATTGGGAGAAGTTCGACAGCCGCGAAGAAGCCGCAGAACTTGAGAAGAAACTCAAGAGCGGTTCCGGCCGGGAGTGGTTGAAAAAGCGCGTTGATGCTCCGCCTGCCTCCGCTCGCGCTTCGGCAGGTAAACCCATTGCCTATCTTTGGGCGCGCACGGTGCGATGTGAATCACCCAACTGCGGCGCCGAAATTCCCCTTGTGCGCTCCTTCTGGCTCTGCAAGAAGGCCAACCGCAAGTGGGCACTGCGGTATCAAGTGAAAAGGTATAAAGAAAAGGGCAAAAGCCCAGAGGTCGAGTTTGAGGTCTTCGCGCCGGAGAGCGAAAAGGATGTCCCGAACGGGACGGTCACGCGTGCGCGAGCGACCTGTCTGTGTTGTGGCGCGGTCCTGCCGCCCGAACGGGTGCGCGCGCAACTCGCTGCGCAGCGCGGTGGCGCGGATGTGGTTTTCGACCATAAGGGGCGGCGCACGGGCGGGGCCCGTCTGTTGGCGGTGGTGACACTACGGCCCGGTGAGCAAGGCAGGCCTGCCTGCCGGCAAGGCAGGCACTACCGCCTGCCCACCGAGCGCGATTACCAGGCCGTCTGGAAGGCGCAGCAGCGGCTCAAAGCGATTCTCGACGAATGGGAACGGGGCGGCAGAAAGGGCCTCTGCCCGGTGCCGGATGAGCCGACGCCAGAAGGCGGTGGCTCCGGTGCCGGTCGCGCGTTCAGCGTGCAAAAGTACGGCATGCTTCAGTGGGGTGACCTGTTCACGGCGCGGCAGAAGGTGGCGCTGGTGACGCTGGTGCGGCTGCTAACCCACCCCCCCACAGAGACGGAGGGCACGCACAAAAAAGTGCGGAACCAAGCCGTGCGGGGGGCACTGGCGTTTGCATTGAGCAAACTATGCGATTTTAGTTCGAGTCTTTCCCGTTGGGCAAATCACATGGAAAAGAGTGTTGCGACCTTTAGTCGGCAGGCTTTACCAATATTGTGGGATTGGGGAGAAGTGCTGCCCATCGGCGCTTCATCCGGCTCGTTAGTTGTTGCAGTGGATTGGGCCGCGAATGCATTGAGCACGGTCGTGACGATTGTCCATCAAGCGACTCAGGTTCAACTTGCTGACGCCACCGAGCACCCGTTGCCTGACGATGCAGCCACGGTCTGGTTCACCGATCCGCCGTACTACGACGCAGTGCCCTATGCGGATCTGTCAGACTTCTTTTTCGTCTGGCTCAAGCGGGCGCTGCCCGGCCATCCCCTGCTGCGTGACCCATTCAATCCGGAAAACCCGCTTACTCCCAAGGATCGGGAGGTGGTGCAGGACGAGCGCTCGCAAACCGATGACGGACGGCCAAAGGATAAGGCCTTCTACGAAGAAGCCATGGCCCGCGCCTTCGCCGAAGGCCGGCGGATTTTGCGGGAAGACGGTATTGCTTCCGTGGTCTTTGCCCACAAGACCACCGAGGGCTGGGAAGCGCTGCTTTCCGGGATGATCCGCGCCGGCTGGACAATCACGGGATCGTGGCCGATTGCCACGGAAAAGCCGGATCGGATGAGAGCCATGGAATCCGCAGCGCTGGCCACCAGTGTGCACCTCGTCTGTCGGCCGCGGCCAGAGGATGCGCCGGTTGGCGACTGGGCGGACGTGCTCCGCGAACTCCCAAAGCGTGTCGGCGACTGGATGGAGCGGCTTCAGCAGGAAGGCATCCGCGGGGCGGACCTCGTCTTCGCCTGCATCGGTCCGGCCTTGGAGATCTTCAGTCGGTACAGCCGGGTCGAAACCGCGGATGGCCGGGAGGTCAAGCTCGCCGAGTATTTGGAAAAGGTGTGGGAAGTGGTGGGACGAACGGCGCTGGAAAACGTGCTGGGCACGGCCGAGGCCAAAGCGCGCAATGGCGTGGCAGGGGCGCTGGAAGAAGATGCGCGGCTCACGGCGCTCTTCCTCTGGACGCTTCAATCCACCAACGGCCAAAACGGCCCAGGCGGGAAGGCGGACGAGGAGGCCAACGACGAGGACGGAGGCGACGAGGATGAAGAGGAAACCACCCCAAGGGGCAAGGCGAAGGGTTACAGCCTGGTCTTCGATGTGGTGCGCCGCTTCGCCCAGCCCCTGGGGATCGATCTTCCCAGGTGGGAAGGCCGGATCATCGAGACAAAGAAAGGGGTCGTCCGCCTCCTGTCTATCCACGAGCGGGCCAAGGTGTTGTTTGGCAAGGACGGGGCGGAGGCCATCGCCCGGCGACTGGAAAAGGCCCCCGCCGCAAACACTCGTCAGCTGGTGCTCTTCATGAATAGGGAGGTGACGGCGAAAGCCAAAGGGCGCGGTCGCGGGCGCAGGAAACCTGCCGTCAACGTGCCGGACTTGCCTGCCGCGACGCACGCGGCGCAGGCAGGCGAGGCCCTGGAGACCAGTCGCGAAGCGACGACGCTCGACCGGGTGCACATGGCGATGCTCCTTCAAGCCGGCGGTCGAGCCAACGCCCTGCGAGCTCTTTTGAAAGCAGAGCAGGGGCGCGGGCCGGACTTTTTGCGCCTGGCCAACGCGCTCTCGGCCTTGTACCCGAAGGGAAGCGAAGAAAAGCGCCTGCTGGATGCGATGCTCCTGGCAGTGCCGAGATGA